The sequence TTGGCGAATGGCCTCCAACAGTTTCTCTTTGCTGGAACTTTTCAGCACATAGGCGCTGGCCCCCAGCGCCACCGCCCGGGCCACGTACGTGGGATTGTCAAAACCGGAAAACATGATGACCGGCATTTCCGGACGATCCAGTTTGATGCGGCCCAGCGCGGTCAGGCCGTCGCCATCGGGCATTCGAACATCCAGCAGGACCACATCGGGGCGATGTTTCAGCGCTAATCGTACCGCCGCCTCGCCGCCGGCCGCTTCGGCGATGATTTTTATGTCCGCGCCGGCCAGGAGCACTTTCAGTCCAACTCGAACCATTTCATGATCGTCGGCGATGAGAAGCTTGATGCTCATTCGACATTCCCCCGAGGAGGCAGGAAAAGCGCGTAGAAACTGCGCCGCGTCTCTCGCAGGTTGTCTTGGCAACCAGATTGATAAGAAACAGGCAACCACGGACGTTGCCTAAGGCAGGGCGCCTAACGGTGACCCTGCGACGATTATCAATCCGCACTTCCATGAATCCGACAACCGGCTTTGGCGCAAGCCGGAAAATCGAAGCCGCAAATTTCGCCGTTCCCATTGCACAGTGCAACCACCCGCCTGGAGTTCCCATCACACTCGAAGGTACGGCGGTCTAGAAGTTTTTCTCGTTCCGCCTGGGGGGGCGTTTGTCAGGCGCTTTTTCGGTTGATGTCTTGGCGCCTTCGAGGGACACACTCACTTACCCGCTTGCGATAGTACGGACAGTGTCTTCCAGCCCTGGTATTTCTGGGAATTATTTGGCAAAACCTGCTCACAATGGGTCCCTGATTATTTTCGTCGCCTGCCAAACCGCCGCCTCGGAATCGCTCCGCGTTCCCGCGCAGGCCCGTCTCACGGGCTGCAATATCCAAATTTTCCGACGCCCGTTTTTGCAAGAATTTTTAGCCCAGAAATTGAGATTTTTCATGATTCGATCTGTTCCATCCGTGCCCAGGGTCATCTCGGCGTTGCACATACATTAAAATGAAACCTTAGAATTATGTCCGTTGAGGAAACACTCGTTAGCTCACTGCAAACCCATCCCAGCGCCATGCAAGCCCTTGTTCTTCTCGATCTGCAAGAGTTGTCGGAACTGTTAGTTGCCGCGTTGCTTGAAGCCGGCTTTGAGCCCATCGTGCTGGACGATGTTGCCACGGCGCTGAAGGATTTCGCTGCTCCGCCTCCCGCATTGGTCGTCGTTGGTTGGGGAATATCCAAACTCGATGGTTTGGCTGCGTGCCGACAATTTCGTGAAACCGATCCTCGTTGCCGCTCGCTCATTTTGATCGTGACACGGCACACCACGGCCTCCCAATTGCAAACCCTGCTTGACGCCGGCGCCGACGACTACCTGCCGTATCCGTCCGACCCTGACCTCTTGCGGGTTCGATTGCAGATTGCGGCCCGGCGCGTGCAAAGCCGAATCAAATCCGCTGACGTCGAGCTCCAATTGCGGAATAGCATCGAGCGGTTTGAATTGGCGGTCCGCGGCGCCAACGATGGTCTGTGGGATGCCCAACCTATGGGCGGGCCGTGGGACCAACCCGACACCAAAGTTTGGTATTCGCAACGGATGAAGCAGTTGTTGGGATACAACGACGAAGAGTTTCCCAGTGTGCTATCAAGTTGGGAATTGCTGCTCCATCCCGACGATCGCCAGCGCGTCTTCGCGGCCCTGGTGGAGCATATCGAACATAAGCGCCCTTACGACATTGAATATCGCCTGCGCGTCAAATCGGGGGAATATCGCTGGTTCAGCGCGCGTGGACAAGGCGTGTGGGATGAGCAAGGACGACTGCTGCGCATGTCCGGCTCCTTGCGCGACGTTACTCAATCGAAAGAGTACGAAGCTAAGCTGGAGCAAAGCGAAGCCAAGTGGCGGTCACTCGTAGAAAATGCGCCCGATATTATCATTCTCACGGACCTTGCCGGCACGATCAAGTTTATCAATCGGTCCACGCCTGGCTTCAAAACCACGCTGGGACGAAGCGTCTACGATTACATTGATCCGGAGTTCTGGGACGCCGCCCGGCAAGCGCACCAAGCCGTCTGCACGACCGGGCAGCCTCAGCAATACGAAGCCCTGATTCACCGGCCGGAAGGGGGCAGCGCCTGGTTTGCGGCCCGCCTGGGACCGATTTATCACAACGGCCGCGTGGAATCGGTGGTTCGTATCGCCACCGATATTACGCATCGTAAGCAGACCGAAGAGCAATTGAAGCGCGAACAGCAACTGTTGCGCCGCTTGCTCGACCTGCAAGAGCGCGAACGCCAACTGGTGGCCTACGATATTCACGATGGCCTGGTGCAATATCTGACCGGCGGACTGATGCACTTGGAAGCCTCCGCCGAGGCCGGCAAATCGCGAAAGGGTCAATCGCAATCCGCCGATTTCAACCGTGGCTTGAGTTTGCTGCGCGATGCCTTGGCCGAAGCCCGACGCCTGATCAGCGGCTTGCGCCCCCCGATCCTCGACGAGCAAGGCGTCGCCGCCGCCTTGGAATATCTGGTGAACGAGTCGCGGCCCGAGATTCCGCAGATCGATTTCGTCAACCTGTCTTATTTCGGCCGCTTGGCGGCGCCCCTGGAAGTGGCCATTTTCCGCATCACGCAAGAAGGGTTGTCCAACATT comes from Pirellulales bacterium and encodes:
- a CDS encoding response regulator transcription factor is translated as MSIKLLIADDHEMVRVGLKVLLAGADIKIIAEAAGGEAAVRLALKHRPDVVLLDVRMPDGDGLTALGRIKLDRPEMPVIMFSGFDNPTYVARAVALGASAYVLKSSSKEKLLEAIRQAARGESTWTREELRRVSGALAAPRLSADHEVPLTQRESEVVQKLTLGFTNKEIAQSLKISYETVKEHVQNVLRKIGVTDRTQAAVWAVRRGIV
- a CDS encoding PAS domain-containing protein encodes the protein MQALVLLDLQELSELLVAALLEAGFEPIVLDDVATALKDFAAPPPALVVVGWGISKLDGLAACRQFRETDPRCRSLILIVTRHTTASQLQTLLDAGADDYLPYPSDPDLLRVRLQIAARRVQSRIKSADVELQLRNSIERFELAVRGANDGLWDAQPMGGPWDQPDTKVWYSQRMKQLLGYNDEEFPSVLSSWELLLHPDDRQRVFAALVEHIEHKRPYDIEYRLRVKSGEYRWFSARGQGVWDEQGRLLRMSGSLRDVTQSKEYEAKLEQSEAKWRSLVENAPDIIILTDLAGTIKFINRSTPGFKTTLGRSVYDYIDPEFWDAARQAHQAVCTTGQPQQYEALIHRPEGGSAWFAARLGPIYHNGRVESVVRIATDITHRKQTEEQLKREQQLLRRLLDLQERERQLVAYDIHDGLVQYLTGGLMHLEASAEAGKSRKGQSQSADFNRGLSLLRDALAEARRLISGLRPPILDEQGVAAALEYLVNESRPEIPQIDFVNLSYFGRLAAPLEVAIFRITQEGLSNIRQHSHSRRALVELLQHGLWVRLIIRDWGCGFDPSKVQEEQFGLQGIRQRARLLGTVATIETALGKGTIIVVDFPLVHDLQEELAAELPSENGTPSKA